From the genome of Streptomyces sp. FXJ1.172:
GCGGTGGGTGTTGCGATGGATGTTGCACAGAAGCGTTGCGGTGGGTGTTGCGGTGGATGTTGCGCAGTCCGACACAGCGTTCTGGAGTGTGCCCAGGTCACCACGGGCGTACGGCGTGGTCGGGCCGCTGACATCCCCGTTGCGGCCCCTTTCGCCCCTGTCCCTGGCTGGAGTTGAGGGTGAGGGACAGGGCGGGATGGGCGGCGGGGCCGCGGCCGGGGATCGGGGCGCGTTCGCCGGAGTCGCGCGTCGGCGCCGCCGCCGCGCAGAGCCGCCGACACAGCGGCGGTCGTCAGAAGCCAGGCGGCTCGTGGTGGTGCCTGTGCGCATCACATCCTGGGCGGCGCCCACACGGCAGGTCCGGCGCCCCGCCACTCCACCCAGTCCGCGCTCGCCACGTCCTCCGGCTCGACGCCTTCGGATCCGGCGCGGTACAGGAATTCGACGATGTCGTGCAGCGTGTACGCCATGCCCACGAACCGGCTGCCGAAGCGGACGCGCCTGCCGCCGTCGTCGGCCGGCGGGTAGACGACGACCTGCGGCATCTCGGTCACGTCTTCAGGGTGCGGCGTGCGCCGGGAGCGCGCATGCGGGACGCCGGAGCCGTTCGTAGGCTGGGGGTGCTCGGGGCCATCACGGAGGTCTGCCGATGCCCCGAACCATATGGTCAGGCGCTATTTCTTTCGGATTGGTCACCGTTCCGATCAACGTACAGAGCGCCACCGAAGATCACAGCATCCACTTCCACCAGTACCACCTGGAGGACATGGGGCGTGTCCGCTACCGCAAGGTGTGCGAGCTGGAGGACCGAGAGGTCGACCACTCCGAGATCGGCAAGGGGTACGAGCTGACCCGGGACCGGCTCATCCCGATCACGGACGCGGACTTGAGCAACCTGCCGCTGCCGACGGCGAAGGCGATCGAGATCGACGCCTTCGTGCCGCTGGAGGACATCGATCCGATCCGGATGGGCGCCGGGTACTACCTGGCCGCCGGCGGGCACGTCGCGAAACCGTACAAGCTCCTGGTCGAAGCGCTGCGCCGCTCCAGCAGGGTGGCCATCGCGAAGTACGCGTGGAGCGGCCGCGAGCGGCTGGGCATGCTCCGGGTCCGCGGCGACACTTTGGTCCTTCAGGAATTGCTGTGGCCCGATGAGATCCGCGACCCCACCGAGCTGCTCCCCGCGCCGACGGAGGTGTCGGAGGAGGAGATCGAAGGCGCGCTCGCCCTCATGGACACCATGACCATCGACGCGCTCGAAGGTG
Proteins encoded in this window:
- the ku gene encoding non-homologous end joining protein Ku, encoding MPRTIWSGAISFGLVTVPINVQSATEDHSIHFHQYHLEDMGRVRYRKVCELEDREVDHSEIGKGYELTRDRLIPITDADLSNLPLPTAKAIEIDAFVPLEDIDPIRMGAGYYLAAGGHVAKPYKLLVEALRRSSRVAIAKYAWSGRERLGMLRVRGDTLVLQELLWPDEIRDPTELLPAPTEVSEEEIEGALALMDTMTIDALEGEEFQDHYTEALGQIIEAKRGEKPLPEVPETEQPAQVLDLMSALNASVQQARASRGEEAAPAEVHELPKPKKKAATKKQPAKKAAAKKTTAKKTTGGRRPRSA